A single region of the Candidatus Methylacidiphilales bacterium genome encodes:
- the rpiB gene encoding ribose 5-phosphate isomerase B, with translation MHVLFVCTGNICRSPMAEGLFREMAKPDRSLTVASGGIGAVEGQAPSVQAIAVMDELGINIRALRSKPVTSAMVDAADLIFVMTYGHLDSMLMLHPQAADKVYLLREFESAKAGDLEIDDPIGQSVEIYRRCREQIRAALVPILIMLRARKSEKNSPHGRPEQVAIGADHGGVELKQRLIQELLRQGQQVTDLGASGPESVDYPDYAASVAREILSGRATCGILICKTGIGMSMTANRYPGIRAALVHSEEAARISREHTNANVLCLAANELTFADAVRILNVWFKTGFEGGRHARRINKMETLKKQIEIEPFGPALPQADPEIFSAISHERERQRRNIELIASENFTSRAVMEAQGSCLTNKYAEGYPSKRWYGGCENVDVVEQLAIDRAKKIFGAEHANVQPHSGSQANMAVYFSVLQPGDKILTMDLSHGGHLTHGHKMNFSGRLFEVFHYGVSPETEALDYDDLQKKAREFKPKMITVGASAYSRIIDFARMGEIARSVGAYLFADIAHIAGLVATGLHPSPVPHADFVTTTTHKTLRGPRGGLILCPEKYAKDIDAMVFPGCQGGPLMHVIAAKAVCFGEALQPSFKEYQQQVLRNAKALCESMKKNGYRIVSGTTENHVMLVDLQPKNITGKEVQEALDKAGITVNKNAIPFDKQSPFKAGGIRLGSPAVTTRGMKEDEMFDIGNLIHEGIQKRADDRSLAELQARVYAFTAQFPLPG, from the coding sequence ATGCACGTTCTTTTTGTTTGCACCGGCAATATTTGCCGCAGCCCGATGGCGGAAGGCTTGTTCCGTGAAATGGCCAAGCCCGACCGGAGCCTGACGGTTGCGTCCGGGGGAATTGGGGCCGTCGAAGGGCAGGCCCCCAGCGTTCAGGCGATTGCCGTGATGGATGAATTGGGCATCAATATCCGCGCCCTGCGGAGCAAGCCGGTCACTTCGGCGATGGTGGATGCGGCCGACCTCATTTTTGTCATGACCTACGGCCATCTCGATTCCATGTTGATGCTGCATCCGCAGGCGGCTGATAAAGTTTACCTGTTGCGAGAATTTGAATCGGCCAAGGCCGGAGACCTGGAGATTGACGATCCGATCGGGCAATCCGTGGAGATTTATCGCAGATGCCGGGAGCAGATTCGCGCGGCGCTGGTGCCGATTTTGATCATGTTGCGGGCCCGGAAATCGGAGAAGAACAGCCCGCACGGGCGGCCTGAGCAGGTGGCCATCGGGGCCGACCATGGAGGGGTGGAATTGAAGCAGCGCCTCATTCAGGAACTTCTGCGGCAGGGACAACAGGTTACGGACCTCGGCGCGTCCGGGCCGGAATCGGTCGATTACCCGGATTACGCGGCTTCTGTGGCCCGGGAAATCCTCTCGGGACGCGCGACCTGTGGAATTTTGATTTGCAAGACCGGCATCGGCATGAGCATGACGGCGAACCGGTATCCCGGCATACGGGCCGCGCTGGTACACAGCGAGGAAGCGGCGCGAATCAGCCGCGAGCATACCAATGCGAATGTGTTGTGCCTGGCTGCAAATGAGTTGACCTTTGCCGACGCGGTGAGAATTTTAAATGTCTGGTTTAAAACCGGTTTCGAGGGAGGCCGGCATGCCCGGAGAATCAATAAAATGGAAACACTGAAAAAGCAGATTGAAATCGAACCGTTTGGCCCGGCTTTGCCGCAAGCCGATCCGGAAATTTTTAGCGCCATTTCGCATGAAAGGGAACGCCAGCGCCGCAATATCGAGCTGATTGCCTCCGAAAATTTCACCAGCAGGGCCGTGATGGAAGCGCAGGGGTCCTGCCTGACCAACAAGTACGCGGAAGGCTACCCGTCGAAGCGCTGGTATGGCGGGTGTGAAAATGTGGATGTGGTCGAGCAGCTCGCCATTGACCGGGCCAAAAAAATCTTTGGCGCGGAACATGCCAATGTCCAGCCTCATTCGGGTTCGCAAGCCAACATGGCCGTTTATTTTTCCGTGCTGCAACCGGGCGACAAAATCCTGACCATGGACCTGTCGCACGGGGGCCATCTGACCCATGGTCACAAAATGAATTTTTCCGGGCGTCTTTTCGAGGTGTTTCATTATGGAGTCAGCCCTGAGACGGAGGCCCTGGATTATGACGACCTTCAGAAGAAGGCGCGCGAATTCAAGCCGAAGATGATCACAGTGGGCGCATCCGCTTATTCGCGCATCATTGATTTTGCCAGGATGGGTGAAATCGCGCGTTCGGTGGGGGCCTATCTCTTTGCCGATATCGCGCATATCGCGGGACTGGTGGCGACGGGATTGCATCCCTCGCCGGTGCCTCATGCCGACTTTGTCACCACAACCACGCACAAGACCCTGCGCGGTCCGCGCGGCGGGCTGATTCTTTGCCCCGAAAAATACGCCAAAGACATTGATGCGATGGTCTTCCCCGGCTGCCAGGGCGGCCCGCTGATGCATGTGATTGCAGCCAAGGCGGTTTGTTTTGGCGAAGCACTGCAGCCTTCCTTCAAGGAGTACCAGCAGCAGGTGCTGCGGAATGCCAAGGCCCTTTGCGAGAGCATGAAAAAGAACGGCTATCGCATCGTGTCCGGCACGACGGAAAATCATGTCATGCTTGTGGACCTGCAGCCGAAAAACATCACCGGCAAGGAAGTGCAGGAGGCGCTGGACAAGGCGGGCATTACCGTGAACAAAAACGCAATCCCGTTCGACAAGCAGTCGCCCTTCAAGGCGGGCGGGATTCGCCTGGGCAGCCCTGCCGTCACCACGCGCGGGATGAAGGAAGATGAAATGTTCGACATCGGAAACCTGATCCACGAAGGGATTCAGAAACGGGCGGATGACAGGTCGCTTGCGGAATTGCAGGCGCGCGTGTATGCCTTTACCGCGCAGTTTCCCCTGCCGGGGTAA
- a CDS encoding methylated-DNA--[protein]-cysteine S-methyltransferase, which translates to MSSQQELDYQRIEKAILFLSKHRSEQPSLEEVARQAHLSEFHFNRLFKRWAGTTPKQFLQYLTAEHAKQLLRNGNSILNTALESGLSGPGRLHDLFVTCEALTPGEYKSSGKGVEISHGFHPTPFGPCLIATTGKGICCLRFLDGKSSAQTFVEFRKEWPQARFREDQSKTATLIKKIFHSPNVRLHGALRLHLRGTNFQLQVWQALLKIPEGRLVSYGKLADAIHHRKAVRALGTAVGNNPVAYLIPCHRVIRESGALGGYRWGVARKQALIAWESAHVPRVSAFA; encoded by the coding sequence GTGAGTTCGCAGCAGGAACTGGATTACCAGAGAATTGAAAAGGCCATCCTTTTTCTTTCGAAACACCGGTCGGAACAACCCTCCCTGGAGGAAGTCGCCCGGCAGGCGCATCTGAGCGAATTCCATTTCAACCGCCTCTTCAAACGCTGGGCGGGAACGACGCCGAAACAGTTTTTGCAGTACCTGACCGCGGAACATGCCAAACAACTGCTTCGCAACGGCAACAGCATTCTGAACACGGCCCTTGAAAGCGGATTGTCCGGCCCCGGACGCCTGCATGATTTGTTTGTGACCTGCGAGGCACTCACTCCCGGTGAATATAAATCCTCCGGCAAAGGCGTGGAAATTTCACATGGGTTTCATCCAACCCCGTTCGGGCCTTGTTTGATTGCAACAACCGGCAAGGGAATTTGCTGCCTGCGCTTTCTTGATGGAAAATCTTCCGCGCAAACGTTTGTGGAGTTCCGCAAGGAATGGCCGCAAGCCCGGTTCCGGGAAGATCAGAGCAAAACCGCAACACTGATCAAAAAAATATTCCATTCGCCCAATGTTAGGCTACACGGTGCATTACGGCTTCACCTGCGCGGCACCAATTTTCAGCTTCAGGTCTGGCAGGCCTTGCTGAAAATTCCGGAAGGCCGTCTTGTGTCATATGGAAAACTCGCGGATGCCATTCACCATCGAAAAGCGGTGCGGGCCCTCGGGACTGCGGTCGGAAATAATCCGGTGGCTTATCTCATCCCCTGCCACCGCGTGATCCGCGAATCCGGCGCACTGGGCGGTTACCGCTGGGGCGTGGCGCGCAAGCAGGCCTTGATAGCATGGGAATCGGCGCATGTACCCAGGGTATCCGCCTTCGCATAG
- a CDS encoding arsenate reductase family protein: protein MLKVYAYKNCGACRKALQFLKSRKIAHTIVPIRETPPTVAELKKALQSAGGIRRLFNTSGLDYRSLDLKTRLPSMSEEQALALLSKNGNLVKRPFAIGNGQILIGFKEDEWKKTCQGVRR from the coding sequence ATGCTCAAAGTCTATGCCTACAAAAATTGCGGCGCCTGTCGGAAGGCCCTCCAATTTCTGAAATCCAGGAAAATCGCGCATACGATTGTTCCCATCCGTGAAACACCGCCGACCGTGGCTGAACTGAAGAAGGCCCTGCAATCTGCCGGCGGTATCCGCCGCCTGTTTAATACCTCAGGGCTCGATTATCGCTCCCTCGACCTCAAAACCAGGCTTCCGTCCATGAGTGAAGAGCAGGCCCTTGCGTTACTTTCGAAAAATGGAAATTTGGTCAAACGCCCGTTTGCCATTGGAAACGGCCAGATCCTGATTGGCTTCAAGGAAGACGAGTGGAAAAAAACTTGTCAGGGAGTTCGCCGGTGA
- a CDS encoding serine hydrolase: protein MSKSKLTQTVALINLGIANGQQIGALLYISQNNHVVADLAFGSAGNGNPMAPDALSLWMSAGKPLTAAAILQLQEAGKLSVDDPVVRFIPGFAEHGKESITLRHLLTHTAPLRQGDLVPPQPWDDTIKALCRVRMEPGWVPGKKAAYHVGGTWYLLGEVVRRASGLPLGDYLREKIFHPLGMSHSFLGLDAEALKQNLDKLVLIYQTEKPPPSPHRIWSRPEILAQPRPGSNCLGPAAELGRFYEALLDGGRGILKPETVELMTRRHREGMMDHTFRHVLDTGLGVILNSNRYGAETVPYGYGRFASEETFGHCGNQCSAAFADPQHKLVVVLIYNGMPGEAAHQTRAREALSAIYLDLGLATLT, encoded by the coding sequence ATGTCCAAATCCAAGCTAACGCAGACTGTCGCTCTGATTAATCTGGGCATTGCCAATGGCCAACAGATCGGCGCGCTGCTTTACATTTCGCAGAATAACCACGTCGTTGCCGATCTTGCATTCGGCTCCGCTGGAAACGGAAATCCGATGGCACCGGATGCGCTGTCGCTTTGGATGTCGGCAGGCAAACCTCTTACGGCTGCCGCCATTTTACAGCTTCAGGAGGCCGGGAAGCTCTCCGTGGACGATCCGGTCGTGCGTTTTATTCCCGGGTTTGCGGAGCACGGCAAGGAGTCCATCACGCTCCGCCATCTGTTGACGCATACCGCTCCTCTCCGCCAGGGGGATCTGGTTCCGCCGCAGCCCTGGGACGACACCATCAAGGCCCTGTGCCGCGTCCGGATGGAACCCGGCTGGGTACCCGGTAAAAAAGCGGCTTATCATGTCGGTGGAACCTGGTATCTGTTGGGCGAGGTGGTGCGGCGTGCAAGTGGCCTGCCTCTCGGGGATTATCTGCGGGAGAAAATCTTCCACCCGCTGGGCATGAGCCACAGCTTTCTCGGCCTGGATGCCGAAGCTCTGAAGCAAAACCTGGACAAGCTTGTTTTGATTTATCAAACGGAAAAGCCCCCGCCCTCGCCCCACAGAATCTGGAGCCGCCCGGAAATATTGGCCCAACCCAGGCCTGGCAGCAATTGCCTGGGGCCTGCGGCCGAACTGGGCCGCTTTTATGAAGCATTGCTGGACGGCGGGCGCGGGATTTTAAAGCCCGAAACCGTGGAACTCATGACCCGGCGGCATCGGGAAGGGATGATGGATCATACCTTCCGGCATGTTCTCGACACCGGCCTCGGCGTAATCCTCAATTCCAACCGTTACGGCGCGGAAACAGTTCCCTACGGATACGGGCGTTTTGCGTCGGAAGAAACTTTCGGCCATTGTGGCAACCAATGCTCGGCCGCATTTGCAGACCCGCAGCACAAGCTTGTTGTGGTGCTGATCTACAACGGGATGCCGGGCGAAGCCGCCCACCAGACCCGCGCGCGTGAAGCCCTGTCCGCCATCTATCTGGACCTCGGACTTGCAACTCTCACATAG
- the mnmA gene encoding tRNA 2-thiouridine(34) synthase MnmA encodes MKILVAMSGGVDSSVAAALLKEQGHDITGAYMKNWINEENVIGHCPWMQDIEDASSVAEKLGIPFRVVNLMQEYRERVVKYLLEGYEAGITPNPDVMCNREMKFGVFLDHALANGFEAVATGHYARIQCHDAGTSDILEGTDKNKDQSYFLALLRQQQVGKAVFPVGGLPKPEVRSIAEKYGLATASKKDSQGICFIGEVKMSDFLKKFIPEKPGPIMNLQGKKLGEHRGLHFYTLGQRKGIRVPSNTLNQAYVVVEKRASRNELVIGFDTPETPGLYASRCRLTHVSFTNRVIDRPVDIEAKPRYRAPRQAVHYKPMDGAKAELEFKRPQRALAPGQICALYDGETLLGGGVFSEISYG; translated from the coding sequence ATGAAAATCCTGGTGGCGATGTCCGGCGGCGTGGACAGCAGCGTGGCCGCAGCCCTGCTCAAGGAGCAGGGGCACGACATCACGGGCGCCTACATGAAGAATTGGATCAATGAGGAAAATGTCATCGGACATTGCCCCTGGATGCAGGATATTGAAGACGCGTCGTCCGTCGCGGAAAAACTTGGCATTCCCTTCCGGGTGGTGAATTTGATGCAGGAATACCGCGAGCGAGTAGTTAAGTATTTGCTGGAGGGTTACGAAGCCGGAATCACGCCCAATCCCGATGTCATGTGCAATCGTGAAATGAAATTCGGCGTTTTTCTGGACCACGCCCTCGCGAACGGATTCGAGGCCGTGGCCACCGGCCATTACGCCCGGATTCAATGTCATGACGCAGGGACATCGGACATTTTGGAAGGGACCGACAAAAACAAGGATCAATCCTATTTCCTCGCGCTGCTGCGCCAGCAACAAGTGGGCAAGGCTGTCTTTCCCGTGGGAGGGCTGCCAAAACCCGAAGTGCGCAGCATCGCCGAAAAATACGGCTTGGCCACGGCCTCCAAAAAGGACAGCCAGGGCATCTGCTTTATTGGCGAAGTAAAAATGTCGGATTTTTTGAAAAAATTCATTCCTGAAAAGCCAGGCCCGATAATGAATTTGCAGGGCAAAAAACTGGGGGAGCATCGGGGCCTGCATTTTTACACACTCGGGCAGAGAAAAGGCATCCGGGTGCCTTCCAACACCCTGAACCAGGCTTACGTGGTCGTTGAAAAGCGCGCGTCGCGCAATGAGCTGGTGATCGGCTTCGACACCCCGGAAACGCCGGGGCTTTACGCGTCGCGCTGCAGGTTAACTCATGTTTCCTTCACCAACCGGGTGATCGACAGGCCGGTGGACATCGAAGCCAAACCGCGATACCGGGCTCCGCGCCAGGCCGTGCATTACAAGCCGATGGATGGCGCCAAGGCCGAGCTGGAATTCAAACGACCCCAGCGGGCTCTGGCTCCCGGCCAGATCTGCGCCCTCTATGATGGCGAAACCCTTCTCGGTGGCGGCGTTTTTTCAGAAATCAGTTACGGATAA
- a CDS encoding S41 family peptidase translates to MRILNIFLLVGISFISGSLATYVLTVEFPQLGRHAVRPALTAVKKSPEPRQQSSLLPPKVPGTVLEPDPYARTPKAEQPEELLLPRADEASEVIDLLRSEFMDAPALINTQLGEDTLNALMQKIGDKAKISNASVLGPDPKTKSITEVLPSGIGYWRANDFSQKEIESFLKEWSIWKSGDLRGLIVDLRNFRDGNNLRGAASVASLFVSPQEALFTVEGVNFPQQVLRSQRQPLDLSKNFPIIVLINVGTRGSAEALAVVLRQKAGAILIGRKSAGEGGLFVEKQLKSGRYLRLATARITAADGSNLLGTPLVPDVPVDLSTASDREGFNAAYRVGISALAAVRMPDRNTMKEKEELDLPLDNAGIDLKSPRDLILSVANDVILGITSSRQKPDGKNG, encoded by the coding sequence ATGCGCATACTGAATATCTTTTTATTGGTCGGCATTTCCTTCATTTCGGGAAGCCTGGCAACCTATGTACTGACAGTTGAGTTCCCCCAACTTGGCCGCCACGCGGTCCGGCCTGCCCTCACAGCGGTGAAAAAAAGCCCCGAACCGCGCCAGCAATCGTCCCTGCTGCCGCCCAAGGTGCCTGGCACGGTGTTGGAACCAGACCCCTACGCGCGCACGCCGAAGGCCGAACAGCCGGAGGAGCTGTTGTTGCCGCGGGCCGATGAGGCGTCCGAAGTCATCGACTTGCTCCGCAGCGAATTCATGGACGCCCCCGCTTTGATCAACACCCAGTTGGGCGAGGACACACTCAATGCGCTGATGCAAAAAATCGGCGACAAGGCCAAAATCAGCAATGCTTCCGTGCTGGGGCCGGACCCAAAAACAAAGTCGATCACCGAGGTTCTGCCCAGCGGAATCGGCTATTGGCGCGCGAACGACTTTTCGCAAAAGGAAATCGAATCGTTCCTGAAGGAATGGTCCATCTGGAAAAGCGGCGATCTGCGCGGGCTGATTGTGGACCTGCGGAATTTCCGCGACGGCAACAACCTGCGGGGCGCGGCATCTGTGGCCAGTTTGTTTGTTTCCCCGCAGGAGGCGCTTTTTACCGTGGAGGGGGTGAATTTCCCACAACAGGTCCTCCGCTCGCAACGCCAGCCTCTGGATCTTTCCAAAAATTTTCCCATCATAGTTTTGATCAATGTCGGCACACGGGGGTCCGCCGAGGCATTGGCGGTGGTCTTGAGGCAAAAGGCGGGGGCGATTTTGATCGGGCGGAAATCAGCGGGGGAAGGCGGGCTGTTTGTGGAAAAGCAATTGAAGAGCGGGCGATACCTGAGGCTGGCCACGGCGCGGATCACGGCGGCGGACGGGAGCAACCTGCTCGGAACCCCGCTTGTTCCTGACGTTCCGGTGGATCTTTCAACGGCATCGGACCGCGAGGGATTCAACGCCGCTTACAGGGTTGGAATTTCCGCATTGGCAGCCGTCAGGATGCCGGACCGCAATACCATGAAGGAAAAGGAGGAATTGGATTTGCCCCTTGATAACGCCGGGATAGACTTGAAATCGCCCCGTGATTTGATTCTGAGTGTGGCGAATGATGTGATTTTGGGAATCACGTCCAGCCGGCAGAAGCCGGACGGGAAGAATGGGTGA
- a CDS encoding phenylpyruvate tautomerase MIF-related protein: MPYLKIQTNVPVEDSAKSDILRAASRLLAKELGKPESYVMVHLQAGQDLLFAGGGDAAAFVELKSLGLPEDKAPRLSSMICSLLKESLNIDPRRIYIEMSSHPANLWGWNGETFG; the protein is encoded by the coding sequence ATGCCTTATCTCAAGATCCAGACCAATGTTCCGGTGGAAGATTCCGCCAAATCCGACATTCTCCGGGCGGCTTCGCGCCTCCTGGCAAAGGAACTGGGGAAGCCGGAAAGCTATGTCATGGTTCATTTGCAGGCCGGACAGGATTTGCTGTTTGCCGGGGGAGGGGATGCGGCGGCATTTGTGGAACTGAAAAGCCTCGGCCTGCCGGAAGACAAAGCCCCGCGACTCTCCAGCATGATCTGCAGCCTGTTGAAGGAGTCCCTCAACATCGATCCGCGGCGCATTTACATCGAAATGTCCAGCCACCCCGCCAACCTTTGGGGCTGGAATGGAGAGACCTTCGGTTGA
- a CDS encoding NAD(P)/FAD-dependent oxidoreductase, translating into MSVPSKHIVVLGAGFGGLEFCKAFRHPDARITLVDRHNHHLFQPLLYQVATAGLSMPEIAQPIRSILSERRDITVLLDEATDIRLAEKAVVLKNETLHYDYLLLALGAVTSYFGHEEWERHAHGLKSLDDASAIRRDVLLAFERAESCNDPQEQKKLMTSVVIGGGPTGVELAGAFAELTRHVLKRDFRRINPAEARVVLVEAAPKVLVGFPDPLPDKARRQLEKLGVEVRTSSPVKEIGPGYVRLENEALYAANIVWAAGVMAHPITRSLDVDLDRAGRIKIRPDCSLPGYPEAFAVGDIAWLVDARQRTVPGVSPAAMQMARHVARIIKTELMGAPCVPTQRPAFSYFDKGSMATIGRSAAVAVIGKIQLTGWFAWLAWLFVHLIFLVGLRNKLAVLLQWFYSYVRYKRGARIITGELPDKFFSTRLP; encoded by the coding sequence ATGAGTGTGCCATCAAAACACATTGTTGTATTGGGCGCCGGCTTTGGAGGCCTGGAATTCTGCAAAGCCTTTCGGCATCCCGATGCGCGTATTACCCTGGTGGATCGGCACAACCATCATTTGTTCCAACCGCTGTTGTATCAGGTGGCAACGGCGGGTTTATCCATGCCGGAAATTGCGCAACCCATCCGCTCCATTCTTTCCGAACGAAGGGATATTACCGTACTGCTTGATGAAGCGACTGACATTCGTCTGGCTGAAAAGGCTGTTGTTCTAAAAAATGAAACGCTGCACTACGATTACCTTTTGCTGGCTCTTGGGGCCGTAACCAGTTATTTCGGACATGAGGAATGGGAGCGGCATGCGCACGGGTTAAAATCATTGGACGATGCTTCCGCCATTCGCAGGGATGTGTTGCTGGCGTTTGAACGCGCGGAATCCTGCAACGATCCGCAAGAACAAAAGAAACTGATGACCTCGGTGGTCATCGGCGGCGGCCCCACCGGGGTCGAGTTGGCGGGCGCCTTTGCCGAATTGACACGGCATGTTTTAAAACGCGATTTCCGGCGGATCAACCCCGCCGAAGCCCGCGTGGTGTTGGTCGAAGCCGCGCCAAAGGTCTTGGTCGGCTTTCCCGACCCTTTGCCGGACAAGGCCCGCAGGCAATTGGAAAAGCTGGGAGTGGAAGTCCGGACTTCCTCGCCCGTAAAGGAAATCGGCCCCGGTTATGTGCGGTTGGAGAATGAAGCATTGTACGCGGCCAATATTGTCTGGGCTGCCGGGGTCATGGCGCATCCGATCACACGCAGTCTCGATGTGGACCTGGACCGTGCAGGACGCATCAAGATCCGGCCCGATTGCAGTCTGCCGGGCTATCCGGAAGCATTTGCCGTGGGGGACATCGCCTGGTTGGTGGATGCCAGGCAACGGACGGTGCCGGGGGTTTCGCCCGCAGCCATGCAAATGGCGCGGCATGTCGCGCGGATTATCAAAACCGAACTCATGGGTGCGCCATGTGTTCCCACGCAACGTCCGGCCTTCAGCTACTTCGACAAAGGCAGCATGGCCACAATTGGCCGCTCAGCCGCTGTCGCCGTAATCGGCAAAATCCAATTGACCGGCTGGTTTGCCTGGCTTGCCTGGTTGTTTGTGCATCTCATCTTTCTTGTGGGGCTGCGCAACAAACTGGCTGTTCTGCTCCAGTGGTTCTATTCCTATGTGCGATACAAACGGGGTGCGCGCATCATCACCGGCGAACTCCCTGACAAGTTTTTTTCCACTCGTCTTCCTTGA
- a CDS encoding DUF1736 domain-containing protein, translated as MGKKKSKHAFKQGGFAAGGQAAPVSTHGISQIMLLGWVAVGLGILTLLTYMNSFGAEFVLDNKLVFLMDVRIRELSQRNLYLIFTENYWWPSFVSDLYRPITTLTYLFNYAILGNGPNPAGYHVVNFLLHWTNALMVFILLRHVSRSLTVALIAAALFAVHPVGTESVTNLVGRADLLATASILAAGIAYIRALKCTGKARVAWLLLVALISLIGVFCKESAIMIVGLVGLYDMLFRWQQLKSHWVGDFLENFRRWVWPNYLALVPCVVGLLWMRHILIQASPVYGQIFIDNPIADAGFFQTQMTALKVIGLYLGLLLFPWRLSCDYSYNQIPLFLEHSTWTDDAQAVFGALAVVSLLVAAFAAWRRRPLLTFGLLFFFGMLLPTANMVIPIGSIMGERFLYLPMIGLALPAGLALDWGRKKITGVLAATLPRLGWLGWTLPVSAICLLGIRAYIRNDDWQNDTSLWTSATEVCPNSFKVWKGLSNAVLANEPNENGLRKAIAVASRGLYVLDHPPLPINRQDNTLFYDLGNYYRELGDVLAARGAKDEARQAWQQAIVILDRGRQVDTYVNHASREKRLSRGTRPEDITDVGNYKMHQSLGQTYLQLGDYKEAERSIRYMQQLNPTEPTGCLLLAELYFRQGDLPDTAISLIQALFLDANNEAAWSNLRTVYQKLFVQGVPILSMDAKKNALDDSNPVVRQEIQEAALRMYSTLQKANQKQAAEGMRNMAVNLYHCPSGIFPPAPAM; from the coding sequence ATGGGAAAGAAAAAATCCAAGCACGCTTTCAAACAAGGGGGATTTGCCGCAGGCGGGCAGGCGGCGCCTGTTTCCACCCATGGCATCTCTCAGATCATGCTGCTTGGTTGGGTCGCCGTCGGCCTGGGAATACTCACCCTGCTGACCTACATGAATTCGTTTGGGGCGGAATTTGTCCTGGATAACAAACTCGTATTTTTAATGGATGTCCGGATACGCGAATTGTCCCAACGCAACCTCTATTTGATTTTCACTGAAAACTATTGGTGGCCCTCATTTGTCAGCGATCTCTACCGGCCCATAACCACGCTGACCTATCTCTTTAATTATGCCATTCTTGGAAACGGGCCGAATCCCGCCGGCTATCATGTGGTTAATTTTCTGCTTCATTGGACGAACGCCCTCATGGTTTTTATCCTGCTGCGCCATGTCAGCCGGTCACTCACTGTCGCCTTGATTGCAGCCGCGCTTTTTGCGGTTCATCCGGTCGGCACAGAATCGGTGACGAACCTCGTCGGACGAGCGGATCTCCTGGCGACCGCCTCGATTCTGGCCGCCGGAATCGCCTACATCCGGGCACTCAAATGCACAGGAAAAGCGCGGGTTGCATGGCTGCTGCTTGTGGCCCTCATTTCATTGATTGGGGTGTTTTGCAAGGAAAGCGCGATCATGATTGTCGGGCTTGTTGGCCTTTACGACATGCTTTTCCGCTGGCAGCAGCTCAAGAGCCATTGGGTCGGGGATTTCCTGGAAAATTTTCGCCGCTGGGTCTGGCCCAACTACCTTGCCCTTGTTCCGTGTGTCGTCGGGCTTTTGTGGATGCGTCATATATTAATCCAGGCCTCTCCCGTCTATGGACAGATCTTTATCGACAATCCGATAGCCGATGCAGGTTTTTTCCAGACACAAATGACCGCGCTGAAGGTCATCGGCCTGTATCTCGGCCTTCTGCTGTTTCCGTGGCGTTTGTCATGTGATTATTCGTACAACCAAATCCCGCTTTTTCTGGAACACTCCACCTGGACGGATGATGCCCAGGCGGTATTCGGCGCGCTTGCCGTTGTCTCCCTGCTGGTCGCCGCATTTGCGGCTTGGAGGAGGAGGCCGTTGCTGACTTTTGGCCTTTTGTTTTTCTTTGGCATGTTATTACCGACAGCGAATATGGTCATCCCGATTGGCAGCATCATGGGCGAACGTTTTCTTTATTTGCCGATGATCGGCCTCGCCCTGCCCGCCGGCCTGGCGCTTGACTGGGGAAGAAAAAAAATCACCGGGGTGCTGGCTGCAACGCTGCCGCGCCTGGGCTGGTTGGGATGGACGTTGCCCGTTTCCGCCATCTGTTTGTTGGGCATTCGGGCCTATATCCGCAACGATGACTGGCAAAATGACACCAGCCTCTGGACCAGCGCCACTGAGGTCTGCCCGAACAGTTTTAAAGTCTGGAAGGGCCTCTCCAATGCGGTCCTGGCGAACGAACCAAACGAGAATGGCCTCAGAAAGGCCATTGCGGTTGCAAGCCGGGGACTTTACGTCCTGGATCATCCCCCGCTGCCGATCAATAGACAGGATAACACCTTGTTCTACGACCTGGGTAATTACTATCGCGAATTGGGAGATGTCCTCGCGGCGCGCGGCGCAAAGGATGAAGCCCGGCAAGCCTGGCAGCAGGCGATTGTCATTCTCGACCGGGGCCGCCAGGTTGACACCTATGTGAATCATGCCTCCCGGGAAAAGCGTTTAAGCCGCGGGACGAGGCCTGAAGATATCACCGATGTCGGTAATTACAAAATGCACCAGTCGCTGGGACAAACGTATCTGCAACTGGGCGACTATAAGGAAGCCGAACGCTCCATCCGGTACATGCAACAACTGAACCCAACCGAGCCGACGGGCTGCCTGCTCCTGGCGGAATTGTATTTTAGACAGGGGGATCTGCCTGACACGGCCATTTCACTCATCCAAGCCCTCTTTTTGGATGCAAACAATGAGGCGGCCTGGTCCAACCTGCGTACAGTTTATCAAAAGCTTTTTGTCCAAGGAGTTCCAATCCTATCAATGGACGCAAAAAAGAACGCGCTGGATGACAGCAATCCGGTTGTGCGCCAGGAAATCCAGGAAGCCGCCCTGCGGATGTATTCAACTCTTCAAAAGGCCAATCAAAAGCAGGCAGCCGAGGGCATGCGCAACATGGCCGTCAACCTCTATCACTGTCCTTCCGGAATTTTCCCACCAGCGCCTGCTATGTGA